TGGGTTGGCCACACTGCTAAACAGAGGCCCAACCCAGAGAGAGCTGAACAAGAAAGAGGCACAGTCACTTGGCAGGAATGACagttctccttccttccccgaAAATACAGCATGGAGCAAACAGACTGTGCGCATGTGTGAAACAAATGTGCCCCTCTCTACTTGCTGCCCCGGCTTCTAGTATGCTAGTCCATGATTCCCTGAGGCCACCCAAAGAGCTAGGTTTTCAAGTTTTCAATGATGGGCCCTAAAATGAGTCCTGAGTTGCTTGGGTGGTTTCTTGGTTGCCTGGCCACCATCAAGGGAGGTAAGACACTAGCGGGCAAAAGTCATGTCCTCCTACCCTTCTGGCTAGCAGACGCTCTCAGTGAGGGCAGAGAGTGTGCAATAACAAGGCAAATGTCTAAGGCAAGAAATGTTGCTTTAAACTAGTTCTATTTAGTTctgccccctccccaaacaaTGTTAGGCCTGAATTCAGGATCATGTGATTATCTATAATGCCATTTTTAAACCCTTATGGAGTATGAGGGAACCAGGTAGGTTAACTATTTTAATCTTAATCCTTAACTATGCTATGCTACTAATATTAGAGGGGGGGTTGAGAGGTCTTGTCTTCCTCTGGGTCTTATCTTTCACCTTGTGGGCATAATTCAGAcacaaggcaaggtataaaaCATGGCTTCTTGTAAGCCCAGGAAAATTAGAGACCAAGCCCCCTGAATGCACAGGCTTGGTTTCTTTCAAGGAGAAGTGTTGCATGAGCAGGACAAAGGAAGCTGCATAAAGCTGCTGAGCTAAAGTCTCCCTCCGCCATCTTTTCTTTCCAGTCAGATACAAAAGGCAAGGAAAAGTTTATCCCATGCAAATTCTGCCTGGATAGGACAGAGGGGAATATTTGAGATATCAGGGGAGGTTCCCACCATGGAAGCCTCTCCTTGGCCCCAGGGCTGTATTGCCCAGGACTAGATAAAGCTGCGCTCTCAGAAACATCCAAAAATAGGGGTAGAAAGAGgaaaataccttttaaaaagaaaataaatgccaAACAACACATTTGGCATTGTTTTAGGTTGCCAAGGGGGAAGGCTGTCTGAGCTGCATGGAGAACATCCACAGAGAATCATCATCTTGCAGCGGGGCTGAGACAATGTTGAGCCCTCGTGGTGTGACGAGGGGAAGAAATGGCACTGTCCCTTTTGATGCTGCCTAAGTTCCTGCAGTGCATAGATATGAGCCCTAATGGGGAGGGGGTGTCGATCTTGGATGTCCCTGCATTTGGGTGGAAAGGCCAGAGGCTCCGGCTTCTGGCCATACCCTGGTTGGAAGCTGCTCTGGCGCAACCTAATGGGTGGCCAAGGCAGGTTATTGCCCTCAAAGTGCTTGCATCTGCCCTGTGGGAGGGTCATGAGTAACGCATGTGCAgttcccctcccttcctcctggcCAATACTGAAGGCACTGAGTGAAAAAGTTCCCCTTTGGGCATAGTGCTAGGAGGGCTTTAAGGCGCCCTCAGTTGACCGAGGCTGGTATAAACGTCCTCTGCCTCACTCAGCTCCTCAAAGATCGggatcaagttcagcagctcagtgtccGCCATGTCGTCAAACCAAGACTGGACTGGCACCTGCAGCGGAGAGAGAAAGACAAACAAGATCAGCCTGGAGAATAGGAAAGGAGACAGAACACAGGCAGGAAGTGGGAGAACCACTTTGGGAAACACAGAACCACCTAAGATTTTTCGATGTAGCAGGGGCTGGCTCAacgcttttttttttaaataaatttttattaagttTCAATCATATACAATAAAATTCGGGTGAACTGAAAAGAGGGGGGGAGTGAGGGGGGTAAGGGATGGAATGGTGGGTTTATATAAATATTAgtaagcaaaaaagaaagaatagaaaagaaaaacaaagaaaaaaaacaaaaaagaaaaatgaagaagaaagaaaagtatacaggtaaaaattaaaaaaaacacacacacacaattgactTCCGCTTCGCTGCCATAAAGATTGCCGTCTGCTTCCTCCTGTTTTCATTCGTTGTCTTCACGTTGGCTCAACGCTTTTTGATGTCCTTCTCCCTCAATACATTCTACCTTATACCATTCACTTTATTTTGGTATCAAAGACAGAAAATTCCTCTTTCTCGCCCTAGGAGTACAAAAAGTATCACTTttgggggttgctgtgagttttccaggctgtatggccatgttccagaagcattatctcctgacgttttgctcacatctatggcaggcatcctcagaagttgtgacctctggccatgaaagccttcgacaacacattaacacTTTTGTGTTACTAGTAGCAAAAGTGCAATAGTAACTAATGAAATATTCCACCATTCTGTATCCCAGTATTCTGGATAATTATTGGTCAGCCTCTAACACTCCATTTTGGGGCAATGTTCTAAAGCATGTGGCGTTCTCCTAGCTCCAGAGGTTTCTAGATGAGATGGGATTTGAGGCACTGTTTCACAATGGCTTTGTTCATTTTGGAAGGAATCAGCCTCTTGCCTGAGGGGGTCTTTCCCGATTCGGTAATAATATCTCAGTCAACCGACCCCCAAATCCCACATGTAAAAAATCACAGCTTTGCTCACCGCATTCTCTGGATGGAAGATGTAGGAGGCAGGAGAATTGTCCAGAATGAGGGTTTTGCGTAGATCACGACCCAAACGGCTGAGGTCCTTAACGTAACAGCCCTGGTGAAACACGCATGACTCCCGGAAGAGGCGGGTTCGGAAGACTCCACACTTGTCCAACAGGTCAGTTACTGGATCAGCGTACTGGACAAAATAATGTATTCACATTTATATTAGCTGTTATAAATAGATGTCAGCATACAGATAAAAAAATAACAGAGAAATCAAAAGGGCAGGAGTCTGCTAAATTTATCTATTTGTAATCAGATCATGTGAATGTAGGAGCTGATACCTGGCATGGATTTTCAAAAGCATCGCAAGTCACAAATCTTTATGAATTTGGAGagaagaaatatatattaaatgaTGCCCTTATACTAGGGATGGGAAGCACTATGTCCCATAGGCATCATGTCCCCATTGCCACCACCTAAGAAGAATCAGAAACTGAAATGTAGCAGCAGTCTTAAATCTAGTGTTTTTTATCATTTCCATTTAAAAGGGAAGGAGATTCAGGCAGGGGGGCTAGTCAGTAAGATAATATGTTGGGGGAGCAATATAGCtctgtgatgtgggaaatgggatctcctacatcagtggttctcaacctgtgggtccccaggttttttggcctacaactcccagaaatcccagccagtttaccagcagttaagatttctaggagttgaaagctaaaacatctggggacccacaggttgagaacctctgtccTAGATTCTAAGACAGCTGCCAGAATTACCGCCAATTTTTTATGGCAACTGCAGCAACAATCTTAGTGGCCACATGGAAATTTCAGCCATCACCACTGTTGCTACAGTGAGGTTACAGCCCACAGCTGATTGAGGAGAGGGATCAAGGTAGCTTCCCGCCCTGAGTAAGTTGTCTTCTCATGGCATGAAAAGAATTTCAGAAGTGAAAGGATGTTCACTGGTCATTTATGGGAAATTTCAATTGTTGGTATAATGCCTCATCCATCCATATAGGTAGGAAAAAGCAAATAAATTGGTCAAGACAAGCAAGTGTGAGTAAAAAGGCCAATTTTGTACAATAGTTATTACATCTTGGTGTAgagttttcttttatttgtaaTCATGAATACACAGGCCTGAAGGTCTAGTAAATGTCCTGTACAGTATAGCTAGGGCAAAAGCTGTCAACATGTAAGCCTGGAACTACAGCCTGCCCTTCTAAGTAGCTGGAAGCAACAAGACATCCTCCCAACCAGACATTCATATTCCTCCTCTCACCTTAGCCAAACTGGCAGTGAAGAGCACGCACTCAAACAGCTCCCCCATCCGCCTCAGGAACTCATCGACAAATGGCCTCTTCAGCACATAGACCTAGGGGTTAGCGTCAGAAGTCAGGGAATGGCATGACAGGAAAACTTATAACCAAATTCACAGAATCTAAAACTAAAGAAATACAAATGTGTAGTCACATTTGCTAAAGCATCCAACTGTACTGCACACTGGTATAGGAGAAGCAGTGGGTGAGTAAGCAAAGCATAATTCCTTTTCAGCCTATTGCTTTTCTCCAACACTGCCAAAATCAGGCTGTTTCCTTCATCCTTTGGTGAGACTGGGGTAGGCAGGGGGCAGCACACATTGGTATTGCTGTTCAGAAAACTTTGGATTGCAGCAGAGCTAAGGAGTTTGTGCTCTCCCGCCAAATTTTTCTGGATTCCAGTTCCCGTTAGCCACACCCAGCATAGCCAATTGTCAgatatgatgggagctgtagctaagccacatctggagaaccactggTTCTCCAGCCATCATGATCTAGGTTTGTTGGAGAACATAAAAAGAGGGTAATGGGAAAACTTCAAAAGTTGGAgccctgtatttatgaatgtaacaTATAATTCCAGTCAAATGCTAAGGAACATCACAACAGTTCAATCATTTTGGGAATTGCTACAGTATGCAGAAGTAAATGTGATACCACTGGACTTTTATTTCATAATCTGTTATGTATTATCTGCAAAGTAGGCTCCCCTAAAGGGTCAAAAGGGAGAACATGATTGGGTCTTTGAGTTTTTGGCCCTATTAAGATTTCATCCTTTTCTGGCTTCACGTTAAAATTATCTGTTTGGCTTCAAGACTTTGTGGGGAAAGTTCCACCAGTTTCCTGCTCTCTTTCAGTATTAGCATTCATTCTGTTCATTATAGTAGAAAACAACCTAACTCCTCCTGCTCTGGCTTTTAAAAGACGCTCTCAACATGGCCACCAGTCTTCTAACCTGAGTGAAGTGAAAAACTTCAGGTCCAAATAAAAGAACGCCTCCTATGCTGATTGGCAAGGAAATAATTACTCATTTGTATGGCTCAGTTAATCattgttcattttaat
This window of the Anolis carolinensis isolate JA03-04 unplaced genomic scaffold, rAnoCar3.1.pri scaffold_20, whole genome shotgun sequence genome carries:
- the ctdsp2 gene encoding carboxy-terminal domain RNA polymerase II polypeptide A small phosphatase 2 isoform X2 yields the protein MESRSIITQVQRDDAALVLAKQVLVSKSSPKKPRGRNIFKALFCCLRAQDVGQPALGGGEHGSQKEETNTIAKIPGTCLLPDVTQQDQGRICVVIDLDETLVHSSFKPINNADFIVPVEIEGTTHQVYVLKRPFVDEFLRRMGELFECVLFTASLAKYADPVTDLLDKCGVFRTRLFRESCVFHQGCYVKDLSRLGRDLRKTLILDNSPASYIFHPENAVPVQSWFDDMADTELLNLIPIFEELSEAEDVYTSLGQLRAP